The Verrucomicrobium spinosum DSM 4136 = JCM 18804 genome includes a region encoding these proteins:
- a CDS encoding DUF7133 domain-containing protein translates to MSLRFKLLPALSALLTTTSLLSAPASPPSGSHFSFEGDGFDTWTEEGSAFGRGPAAGKVPGMNGTVTGFAGHAFACSGHGGDPATGTLTSPEIAITGGHLHFLVAGGNQPGKTAVQLLVDGKVVQEATGQNSLQLRQVTWDLSPWQGRKGQLRIVDQATGGWGLIVADEFVFSPDKNLVIKVESPKKAGSDENAIELVSTPVIPGNSIPKGTSIQIFATHEGEKVTSPTAFAFDEKGALYVAETHRFRFGIHDDRNNRYWYLDDIASQTTADRRAMHEKWKAKVPLESMTEKSEVIRKLVDENGDGKADKMTVYADGFNDLLDGTAAGVFAHEGRVYFACIPKIYSLLDKDGDGKADQRDIIEDGFGVRVSLSGHDLNGFVLGMDGRIYGTVGDRGFSFTTKEGVSYKSPDQGAIFRFEPDGSNFEVVHTGLRNPKELAFDEYGNGISVDNNSDQGDPARVVYMMEGADSGWRMQHQALHTFRDDIGLPERPISPWMTERMAETRNPSQPAYIVPPVGAITSGPSGLTYHPGSGFLESEKGRFLVCDYRANAASSGIWSFKVTRDGAGMKFEDPYKFNWGVCPTDVEYSYDGRLFVSDFISGWESHDAGRIYAITADSEKNAGRTPDVAKLMAEGFTQRSQDELAGLLQHADQRVRLRAQIALAAKDGSTPLLVKASQDQDHLLTRLHGIWGLGIRARKTGDAAAATTLVALLKDQDAEVRAQAAHVLGEVKGTPPASLLPLLSDSSNRVRGFAAISLGRLKSKEAWAPLIEVLVQNGDADLYLRHAAIMGLLGAGGEAEFAALKSHHAPAVRMAAVIALRRLHSQELAGFLVDAEPRIIDEAIRAIHEEKVDAARPALNALLDAYIGPDAAKARKLSPMIARRVIHSAFRTGGKENADRLIKLAAQKSFDLDQRKEALRLLLQWPQPHPVDQSLGRLDPKPARDPKEVAPVLEAGIPALLAAEETLLAPTLKLVEDLHLSRSAFTEADLRRIITTRTLPAAARATALELWIAGKPKDADSLLVELSTDSADEVAAAALTDLAKTSPEKALAGATQALKSKSVTRRQSAWTVLATIPGEAAAQLIAKGVQDIPSPQSDKESQLEILEAAAKRGEPAVKAALSAYESGLNPADLLAKWMPALYGGNAERGGGLFFSHGSAQCFRCHRAGEGGHDAGGDAGPNLAGVGGKHDRLYFLEALMNPGAKVAPGYGMVFLTLKDGGSVGGVLQNETPDAYEILVAPDLWSVKKADVATASPPVSAMPPMSVFLNAHEARDIVAWLSTLKKPLKGEAKKLEAKPYKKTKD, encoded by the coding sequence TTGTCCCTCCGTTTCAAGCTCCTGCCCGCGCTCAGCGCCCTGCTGACGACCACCTCCCTCCTCTCAGCCCCGGCCAGTCCCCCTTCCGGCTCACACTTCTCCTTTGAAGGAGATGGCTTTGACACCTGGACCGAAGAAGGCAGCGCCTTTGGCCGTGGCCCTGCCGCTGGAAAAGTTCCCGGCATGAACGGCACGGTCACTGGCTTTGCCGGTCACGCCTTTGCCTGTTCCGGCCATGGAGGCGATCCCGCCACCGGCACCCTGACCTCTCCTGAGATCGCGATCACCGGCGGCCATCTGCACTTCCTGGTCGCTGGCGGCAATCAACCTGGCAAGACCGCCGTCCAGCTTCTGGTGGATGGCAAGGTGGTCCAAGAAGCGACAGGCCAGAACAGCCTGCAGCTTCGTCAGGTCACGTGGGATCTCAGCCCCTGGCAGGGCAGGAAAGGCCAGCTGCGCATCGTGGACCAGGCCACCGGAGGCTGGGGTCTGATCGTGGCGGACGAGTTCGTCTTTTCCCCTGACAAGAACCTCGTCATCAAGGTGGAGTCACCCAAGAAGGCTGGCTCTGATGAAAATGCCATCGAGCTGGTCTCCACTCCGGTCATCCCGGGCAACAGCATCCCGAAGGGCACAAGCATCCAGATCTTTGCCACTCATGAGGGAGAGAAAGTCACCAGTCCCACGGCCTTTGCCTTTGACGAAAAAGGCGCGCTCTATGTGGCGGAGACCCACCGCTTCCGTTTCGGCATTCACGATGACCGGAACAACCGCTACTGGTACCTGGACGACATCGCCTCCCAGACCACTGCGGATCGCCGCGCCATGCACGAGAAGTGGAAGGCCAAGGTCCCGCTGGAATCCATGACGGAGAAGTCCGAGGTCATCCGCAAGCTGGTGGACGAAAACGGCGACGGCAAAGCCGACAAGATGACGGTCTATGCGGACGGCTTCAATGACCTGCTGGATGGCACCGCCGCTGGCGTCTTCGCCCATGAAGGGCGCGTGTATTTTGCCTGCATCCCCAAGATCTACTCCCTCTTGGACAAGGATGGTGATGGCAAGGCTGACCAGCGCGACATCATCGAGGACGGCTTCGGCGTGCGTGTGTCCCTCTCCGGTCACGATTTGAACGGGTTCGTGCTCGGTATGGACGGCCGCATCTACGGCACCGTGGGTGACCGAGGCTTCAGCTTCACCACCAAGGAAGGCGTCTCCTACAAGTCACCCGACCAGGGAGCGATCTTCCGGTTCGAGCCCGACGGCTCCAACTTCGAAGTCGTGCACACCGGGCTGCGCAATCCCAAGGAGCTGGCCTTCGACGAGTATGGCAACGGCATCAGCGTGGACAACAACTCCGACCAGGGCGATCCCGCCCGCGTCGTGTACATGATGGAAGGTGCCGACTCCGGCTGGCGCATGCAACATCAGGCGCTCCACACCTTCCGCGATGACATTGGCCTCCCCGAGCGCCCCATCTCGCCGTGGATGACAGAGCGCATGGCCGAGACCCGCAATCCCTCCCAGCCAGCCTACATCGTGCCTCCCGTGGGAGCCATCACCAGCGGCCCCTCTGGTCTCACCTACCACCCTGGAAGTGGTTTCCTCGAATCTGAGAAAGGCCGCTTTCTCGTCTGCGACTACCGTGCGAATGCTGCCAGCTCCGGCATCTGGTCCTTCAAGGTCACCCGCGACGGCGCAGGGATGAAGTTCGAAGATCCCTACAAGTTCAACTGGGGTGTCTGCCCCACGGATGTGGAGTACAGCTATGATGGCCGCCTCTTCGTCTCGGACTTCATCAGCGGCTGGGAATCCCACGACGCCGGTCGCATCTATGCCATCACGGCAGATTCGGAGAAGAACGCCGGTCGCACGCCGGATGTCGCCAAGCTCATGGCGGAAGGCTTCACCCAGCGCTCTCAGGACGAACTGGCGGGCCTGCTACAGCACGCTGACCAGCGCGTCCGCCTGCGCGCCCAGATTGCCCTCGCGGCCAAGGACGGCAGCACCCCGCTGCTGGTGAAGGCCTCGCAAGACCAGGACCATCTCCTCACCCGCCTGCACGGCATTTGGGGCCTTGGCATTCGCGCCCGCAAGACTGGCGACGCCGCCGCAGCCACCACCCTGGTCGCCCTGCTGAAGGACCAGGACGCTGAAGTGCGTGCCCAGGCCGCCCACGTGCTGGGTGAGGTCAAAGGCACCCCTCCTGCCAGCCTCCTGCCGCTGCTTTCAGATTCCTCGAACCGCGTTCGCGGATTCGCCGCGATCTCCCTGGGCCGCTTGAAGTCCAAGGAGGCCTGGGCCCCACTGATCGAGGTACTGGTGCAGAACGGCGATGCCGACCTCTACCTGCGCCACGCCGCCATCATGGGCCTGCTCGGTGCCGGTGGTGAGGCGGAGTTCGCCGCGCTGAAGTCACACCATGCCCCCGCGGTGCGCATGGCCGCCGTCATCGCCCTGCGCCGCCTGCACAGTCAGGAACTGGCCGGATTCCTGGTCGATGCCGAGCCCCGCATCATTGACGAAGCCATCCGCGCCATCCACGAGGAAAAGGTGGATGCCGCCCGCCCCGCGCTGAACGCGCTGCTGGATGCCTACATCGGCCCCGATGCCGCGAAGGCCCGCAAGCTGAGCCCGATGATCGCCCGGCGTGTGATCCACTCAGCCTTCCGCACTGGCGGCAAGGAGAATGCCGACCGCCTCATCAAACTGGCGGCTCAGAAGTCCTTTGACCTCGACCAGCGCAAGGAAGCCCTCCGCCTCCTGCTCCAGTGGCCGCAGCCCCATCCGGTGGACCAGTCTCTGGGCCGCCTGGATCCCAAGCCTGCCCGCGATCCCAAAGAAGTCGCTCCCGTGCTCGAGGCTGGCATTCCCGCGCTCCTCGCTGCGGAAGAGACCCTGCTCGCCCCGACGTTGAAGCTGGTGGAGGATCTGCACCTCAGCCGCTCCGCCTTCACCGAGGCCGACCTGCGCCGTATCATCACCACCCGCACCCTTCCCGCCGCCGCCCGCGCCACGGCTCTGGAATTGTGGATCGCAGGCAAGCCGAAGGATGCGGACTCCCTCCTGGTTGAGCTCTCGACCGACTCCGCCGATGAAGTCGCCGCCGCCGCTCTCACGGATCTGGCCAAGACCAGCCCTGAGAAAGCCCTGGCAGGTGCCACCCAGGCGCTCAAGTCCAAGTCGGTGACGCGCCGCCAGTCCGCCTGGACCGTGCTCGCCACCATCCCGGGGGAGGCCGCTGCCCAGCTCATCGCCAAGGGCGTGCAGGACATCCCCAGCCCGCAATCGGACAAGGAGAGCCAGCTCGAAATCCTCGAAGCCGCCGCCAAACGCGGTGAACCGGCCGTAAAGGCAGCGCTCAGTGCCTATGAGAGCGGCCTAAACCCGGCGGATCTCCTCGCCAAGTGGATGCCCGCCCTCTACGGCGGCAACGCAGAGCGTGGCGGCGGCCTCTTCTTCAGCCACGGCAGCGCCCAGTGCTTCCGCTGCCACCGTGCGGGTGAAGGCGGTCACGATGCAGGCGGCGATGCAGGCCCGAATCTGGCAGGCGTGGGCGGCAAGCATGACCGGCTTTATTTCCTTGAAGCCCTCATGAATCCCGGTGCCAAAGTCGCCCCCGGCTACGGCATGGTCTTCCTGACCCTGAAAGACGGCGGCAGCGTGGGCGGAGTGCTTCAGAACGAGACGCCCGATGCTTACGAGATTCTCGTGGCACCAGACCTCTGGAGCGTGAAGAAGGCCGATGTCGCCACCGCCTCCCCACCGGTCTCCGCCATGCCCCCTATGAGCGTCTTCCTGAACGCTCATGAAGCCCGCGACATCGTCGCCTGGCTCAGCACCCTCAAGAAGCCGCTGAAAGGCGAAGCCAAGAAGCTTGAGGCCAAACCTTACAAGAAGACCAAAGACTAA
- the rsmA gene encoding 16S rRNA (adenine(1518)-N(6)/adenine(1519)-N(6))-dimethyltransferase RsmA produces MASSFAPKKSLGQNFLHDAGIAKWIADEIKPDGAPLVVEIGPGQGAMTTHLVGRAAKTLLLEKDNTLAADLKVKFEGREDVEVWHGDATRFDLRPLFKFGGVKVIGNLPYSMGGEILRHVLTPPTPVTEAVFMLQKEVCQRLAADQEDDAYGGLSLVVQHDWEVEIRRIIPPEVFKPRPKVDSAIVRLTPRPPGDLPVHDRAVFDRLVRMGFSQRRKQLKNLLPECPGGWDSLMGSLSKPLTVRAEELTLWDWVALTRHYEGRHEEDRGQKASEIFDVVDENNVVIGQAPRGEVHAKGLKHRAVHIFVFNKHGELWLQKRSHLKDVHPLTWDSSAAGHLDSGEDYATSAARELQEEIGISAPTRCVATIPACEATGWEFVELHVAEHNGPMKYAPDEIATGLFFRVEEIQAWIETRPQDFATGFIECFARWRKL; encoded by the coding sequence ATGGCATCCTCCTTTGCACCCAAGAAAAGCCTCGGCCAGAATTTCCTCCACGACGCGGGAATCGCGAAATGGATTGCGGACGAGATCAAGCCCGATGGCGCGCCCCTCGTGGTGGAGATCGGTCCGGGGCAGGGGGCGATGACGACGCATCTGGTGGGGCGGGCAGCGAAGACACTCCTTCTTGAGAAGGACAATACCCTGGCGGCGGACCTGAAGGTGAAATTCGAAGGCCGGGAGGATGTGGAGGTCTGGCATGGGGATGCCACCCGGTTTGACCTGCGCCCTCTGTTCAAGTTTGGCGGGGTGAAGGTGATTGGAAACCTGCCCTACTCCATGGGAGGCGAGATCCTGCGCCATGTGCTGACACCACCGACCCCGGTGACTGAGGCGGTGTTTATGCTCCAGAAGGAGGTGTGCCAGCGTCTCGCGGCCGATCAGGAGGACGACGCCTACGGCGGTCTGAGCCTGGTGGTGCAGCATGACTGGGAGGTCGAGATTCGGCGCATCATTCCGCCGGAGGTGTTCAAGCCCCGCCCCAAGGTGGATTCCGCGATTGTCCGGCTTACTCCGCGGCCGCCAGGAGATCTGCCAGTGCATGACCGTGCGGTATTTGATCGCCTGGTGCGCATGGGTTTTTCCCAGCGGCGGAAGCAGTTGAAGAATCTCTTGCCGGAATGTCCCGGCGGGTGGGACAGCCTGATGGGTAGCCTGAGCAAGCCGCTTACCGTTCGGGCCGAGGAACTAACGCTTTGGGACTGGGTGGCGTTGACCCGGCACTATGAAGGGCGTCATGAGGAGGATCGCGGGCAGAAGGCGAGCGAAATCTTTGACGTGGTGGATGAGAACAACGTGGTGATTGGCCAGGCTCCGCGTGGCGAGGTGCATGCCAAGGGGCTGAAGCATCGGGCAGTGCACATCTTTGTCTTTAACAAGCACGGCGAACTCTGGCTTCAGAAGCGGTCGCATCTGAAGGATGTGCACCCGTTGACCTGGGACAGCAGCGCCGCGGGACATCTGGACAGCGGCGAAGACTATGCCACCTCGGCCGCACGGGAGCTACAGGAGGAAATCGGCATCAGCGCCCCGACCCGGTGTGTGGCCACGATCCCGGCGTGCGAGGCCACAGGCTGGGAGTTTGTGGAGCTGCATGTTGCGGAGCACAATGGGCCCATGAAATATGCGCCAGATGAGATCGCCACAGGATTGTTTTTTCGAGTGGAAGAAATTCAGGCCTGGATCGAAACCCGACCGCAGGATTTTGCGACGGGGTTCATTGAGTGTTTCGCGCGGTGGCGGAAGTTGTAG
- a CDS encoding PQQ-binding-like beta-propeller repeat protein, translating into MTCKVSSISKAAFVSGLLAMAAPASVWASDWPQFRGPNSAAYLAEAKMPAAPKVEWSAELPGRGLSSPIIVGDKVYVTASSGPKQERLHVIAFNANDGSKVWERQLRATGRTMSHGKTCVAAPTPCSDGKRVVALWSSNDLAAFDLEGNLLWVRGLTVDYANASNSLGMSSSPIIVGETVVTVIENDSESYTLGIDVTTGRNLWKLERPKAANWSSPIVWQPDPASPPVAVLQCKDGLMGVDPATGSRLWEYKDGASTMSSSVAANGVIYAASKGITAIQPAKTGGDPAQIWRSEQMNAATGSPVVMGDKVFIINSAGVLAVADAKTGERGWKLRLKGPFSGSPVGAGNLLAAVGEKGLLQIVDVTAPEGAVVGSLDFKDELADKELILCTPSLSGGKIFVRSDRKLWKVGG; encoded by the coding sequence ATGACTTGTAAAGTTTCCTCGATCTCAAAGGCCGCCTTTGTTTCCGGCTTGCTGGCGATGGCGGCCCCAGCCTCTGTCTGGGCGTCTGACTGGCCCCAGTTCCGCGGTCCCAACAGCGCGGCCTATCTGGCAGAGGCAAAGATGCCTGCTGCCCCCAAGGTGGAGTGGTCCGCAGAGCTGCCGGGGAGGGGGCTGTCGAGCCCCATCATCGTGGGTGACAAAGTCTATGTCACGGCTTCCAGCGGGCCCAAGCAGGAGCGGTTGCACGTTATCGCCTTCAATGCCAATGACGGCAGCAAGGTGTGGGAGCGTCAGCTCCGGGCTACGGGCCGGACGATGAGCCATGGCAAGACCTGTGTGGCGGCTCCGACACCGTGCAGTGATGGCAAACGGGTGGTGGCGCTTTGGTCATCGAATGATCTGGCAGCATTTGATCTGGAGGGGAACCTGCTTTGGGTTCGAGGGCTTACGGTGGACTACGCGAATGCGAGCAACAGCCTGGGCATGTCCTCCTCTCCCATCATCGTGGGTGAGACGGTGGTGACCGTCATCGAGAACGACAGTGAGAGTTACACGCTGGGCATCGACGTGACCACGGGGCGCAACCTGTGGAAGCTGGAGCGCCCCAAGGCGGCCAACTGGAGCAGTCCGATTGTGTGGCAGCCCGATCCTGCCAGTCCCCCTGTGGCCGTGCTGCAATGCAAGGACGGGCTCATGGGCGTGGATCCCGCCACCGGGAGCAGACTGTGGGAGTACAAGGACGGGGCATCCACCATGTCCTCCAGCGTGGCGGCCAATGGCGTGATCTACGCCGCCTCCAAAGGCATCACTGCCATCCAGCCGGCCAAGACGGGGGGCGACCCCGCCCAGATCTGGCGGTCTGAGCAGATGAATGCCGCCACTGGCAGCCCGGTGGTGATGGGGGACAAAGTCTTTATCATCAATAGCGCCGGCGTGCTGGCCGTGGCCGACGCGAAGACTGGTGAGCGTGGGTGGAAACTCCGTCTCAAAGGCCCCTTCAGCGGATCTCCCGTGGGCGCAGGCAATCTGCTGGCCGCCGTGGGAGAGAAAGGCCTGCTGCAGATCGTGGACGTGACTGCGCCAGAAGGTGCGGTCGTGGGATCCTTGGATTTCAAAGATGAACTGGCCGATAAGGAACTGATCCTGTGCACGCCGTCGCTCAGTGGCGGGAAGATCTTCGTACGCAGTGACCGCAAGCTTTGGAAGGTGGGCGGGTAG